The Streptomyces europaeiscabiei genome window below encodes:
- a CDS encoding SigE family RNA polymerase sigma factor, with amino-acid sequence MKASSHDEFREFVAMRSTALLRLAVLLTGGDRHGAEDLLQIALMKVYGRWSSIEQPEAYVRQVMYRQQVNRWRLRRHRAETTVPVLPESGTDADAGAESELRIALWAALGRLTKRQRAVVVLRYFEDLPEAEVAALLRCPVGTVRSTAHRSLAKLRLLVPELGPAGLAEEQAQQLSLTPKGAQG; translated from the coding sequence ATGAAGGCGTCGAGTCACGACGAGTTCCGGGAGTTCGTAGCGATGCGCTCCACCGCGCTGCTGCGGCTCGCGGTGCTGCTCACCGGAGGGGACCGCCATGGAGCGGAGGACCTGCTCCAGATCGCGTTGATGAAAGTGTATGGACGCTGGTCGAGCATCGAGCAGCCCGAGGCGTACGTTCGCCAGGTCATGTACCGCCAGCAGGTCAACCGCTGGCGGCTGCGCAGACACCGCGCGGAGACGACGGTGCCCGTACTGCCCGAGTCGGGCACCGACGCCGACGCCGGGGCGGAGTCCGAGCTGCGGATCGCGCTGTGGGCGGCGCTCGGCCGACTGACGAAGCGCCAGCGGGCCGTGGTCGTCCTGCGCTACTTCGAGGACCTGCCGGAGGCCGAGGTCGCGGCACTGCTGAGGTGTCCGGTCGGCACCGTGCGCAGCACGGCACACAGGTCGCTCGCCAAACTCCGGCTCCTCGTACCGGAACTGGGGCCCGCCGGGCTCGCCGAAGAACAGGCACAGCAGCTCAGCCTTACGCCGAAGGGGGCCCAGGGATGA
- a CDS encoding mechanosensitive ion channel family protein produces MVSLSVDVSVDFTQGLNDAWSKVAQFVPQLLAFLVVLVVGWFVSKLIARVLDRVLRKVGSERLSERAGTSRLLQDSSYDLTGILRRIVYYALMLLTLQFALGVFGTNPVSTMINGIVAWLPRALVAVVLVVVAMAIANAVRGIVGGALASVSYGRTLATAVWACVVGLGVIAALGQAGIAQDITRPVLYAALGTGAGILVVGVGGGLIGPMRQRWERMLTTVERETVQAKESVAAYQASRESVPASRQTADM; encoded by the coding sequence ATGGTCAGCCTGTCCGTCGACGTGTCCGTCGACTTCACCCAGGGCCTGAACGACGCCTGGTCCAAGGTCGCGCAGTTCGTTCCGCAGCTTCTCGCCTTCCTCGTCGTCCTGGTCGTCGGCTGGTTCGTCTCGAAACTGATCGCCCGCGTTCTCGACCGCGTCCTGCGCAAAGTCGGCTCCGAGCGCCTGTCGGAACGTGCCGGAACGTCTCGCCTGCTCCAGGACTCCTCGTACGACCTGACCGGCATCCTCCGCCGGATCGTGTACTACGCGCTGATGCTGCTCACCCTCCAGTTCGCGCTCGGTGTCTTCGGCACGAACCCCGTCAGCACGATGATCAACGGCATCGTCGCCTGGCTCCCGCGCGCGCTCGTCGCCGTCGTGCTCGTCGTCGTGGCGATGGCCATCGCCAACGCGGTACGCGGCATCGTCGGGGGCGCGCTCGCCTCCGTCTCCTACGGCCGGACCCTGGCGACCGCCGTCTGGGCCTGCGTCGTCGGGCTCGGCGTCATCGCGGCGCTCGGCCAGGCCGGCATCGCCCAGGACATCACCCGGCCCGTCCTCTACGCCGCGCTCGGCACGGGCGCCGGAATCCTCGTCGTCGGTGTCGGCGGGGGCCTGATCGGGCCCATGCGGCAGCGGTGGGAGCGGATGCTGACGACGGTCGAGCGGGAGACCGTGCAGGCGAAGGAAAGTGTGGCGGCGTACCAGGCGAGCCGCGAGAGCGTGCCGGCCAGTCGGCAGACCGCCGACATGTGA
- a CDS encoding WD40 repeat domain-containing protein, whose translation MGRPERPLDPAAGPVQRLAHELRELRRTAGSPSYRAMAEGGAGFSATTLSQAAAGDRLPSLAVVRGYVRACGGDPGEWEPRWKEAEAEAGAAAADDGGDDPAPYRGLARFEPDDHDLFFGRDRLVEELCGLVAAHRFAAVFGASGSGKSSLLRAGFLPRLRADIARQRCESVLRVLTPGARPAETYGHLLTVADDEPDSWVVVDQFEEVFTRCRDEAERTRFLDLLLTARDPDSRLRVLIAVRADFHARCAEHPGLAEALRLAGLPVGAMTADELREVVVRPAQAAGLLVERSLAATVVEEVQGRPGALPMLSHALLETWRRRKGRMLTTAAYEAAGGLNGAIAASAETVYGRLSAPQASAARQLLLRLVEPGRGTVDTGRPLTRDELLECAHPDIPVVVELLARARLLTVDEEGVRLAHESLIGCWPRLHGWIDQDRERLRHHRQLTEAARAWLEHDRDPGTLYRGTRLARAEEVFPGHGSDLALTEAERAFLTAAFDAREAERQAAAGATRRARTLVGALSAVLAVALVAGLAAWRQHDANLLQQQQNTARRVAAVADGLRTTDPRAALLLGVAAWRMAPLPETRRALLGSIAQPEVDAFSDPASGYRSQRFLADSGRTLLSVDDSTWETWNLSTRRTTASGRLPGGEVLAAGPDARVLAISGAAGEGNGGGDGGVRLWDVEVGRWTGGPALSPGGQGIAFGASGRSYVVGDAGTGGVVGSGRVQLRSVEDGSVLFEARGVTPANVAPSADDRRVAVCPAGKAPQVLEVDGRRVLRGSWERERGVCDDDSAVVFGAAGRFAVLAGAEVRVWDVHTGDRVAELRDPGVRYASFSRDGGFLATAGSADEIRVWRLSAPAAPVLRHPLNNQHLHGGLAWDPGPPVLRYLEGGTAHTLDLKTTVTAAWRDRPMDAVLLSPDGRFFATAERTGPGPGPGPGSDSGFGFELRATDNGRLVRTLPPPPPPPSPSPSSPAPGDAVPQMAFSPDGSRFVYGVTAPGRPAAPQWFTVWDLARDREQSVLDLGRTQPGTAVTALALSPDGRTLFTTRTPADGEPSNERWDTATRSRTDSLTGPGLASVRLALSPRDELVVGDNRVARGRPGRSVALDLVQGDHISALAFSPDGSRVAAGDRTGRVALWDGDLRRRAGVLRNVFPAPLGGTPEAVSALALSPDGRTLAVGGDAGTVQLWDTTTQQPLGGPLPSPGERIASLAFSPDNTTLFTGGAHVPLHRHTVAPTRTVDRVCARAGYEELTRAEWDTYVPDAPYRRVCD comes from the coding sequence GTGGGGCGTCCCGAAAGACCCCTGGACCCGGCGGCCGGGCCCGTGCAGCGACTCGCCCACGAACTGCGGGAGTTGCGCCGGACCGCGGGCAGCCCGTCCTACCGGGCGATGGCCGAGGGCGGCGCCGGCTTCTCCGCGACGACCCTCTCCCAGGCGGCGGCCGGGGATCGGCTGCCCTCGCTCGCCGTCGTCCGGGGATACGTCCGGGCCTGCGGGGGCGACCCCGGCGAGTGGGAGCCGCGCTGGAAGGAGGCCGAGGCCGAGGCCGGCGCGGCGGCCGCGGACGACGGTGGGGACGACCCGGCGCCGTACCGGGGCCTCGCCCGCTTCGAACCGGACGACCACGACCTGTTCTTCGGCCGCGACCGACTGGTCGAGGAGCTCTGCGGCCTGGTCGCCGCCCACCGCTTCGCGGCCGTCTTCGGCGCCTCCGGCAGCGGTAAGTCGTCCCTGCTGCGCGCCGGGTTCCTGCCCCGGCTCCGCGCGGACATCGCGCGGCAGCGTTGCGAGTCGGTGCTGCGGGTGCTGACCCCGGGCGCCCGGCCGGCGGAGACGTACGGGCATCTGCTGACCGTGGCCGACGACGAGCCGGACAGCTGGGTCGTGGTGGACCAGTTCGAGGAGGTGTTCACCCGCTGCCGGGACGAGGCGGAGCGGACCCGCTTCCTCGACCTGCTGCTGACCGCCCGTGACCCGGACTCCCGGCTCCGGGTCCTCATCGCCGTACGCGCCGACTTCCACGCCCGCTGCGCCGAACACCCCGGCCTCGCGGAGGCGTTGCGCCTCGCCGGGCTGCCGGTCGGCGCGATGACCGCGGACGAGCTGCGTGAGGTCGTGGTACGGCCCGCGCAGGCGGCCGGACTCCTGGTGGAACGCTCGCTCGCCGCGACCGTCGTCGAGGAGGTCCAGGGCCGGCCCGGCGCGCTGCCCATGCTGTCGCACGCCCTGCTGGAGACCTGGCGCCGCCGCAAGGGCCGCATGCTGACGACGGCAGCGTACGAGGCGGCCGGCGGCCTCAACGGCGCGATCGCGGCGAGCGCCGAGACGGTGTACGGGCGGCTGTCCGCGCCCCAGGCCTCAGCCGCCCGGCAGCTGCTCCTGCGGCTGGTCGAGCCGGGACGCGGCACCGTCGACACCGGGCGTCCCCTCACCCGGGACGAACTCCTGGAGTGCGCCCACCCCGACATCCCCGTGGTGGTGGAACTGCTCGCCCGCGCCCGGCTGCTGACCGTCGACGAGGAGGGCGTACGCCTCGCCCACGAGTCCCTGATCGGCTGCTGGCCCCGGCTGCACGGCTGGATCGACCAGGACCGCGAACGGCTGCGCCACCACCGGCAGCTCACCGAGGCCGCCCGCGCCTGGCTGGAGCACGACCGCGACCCCGGCACCCTCTACCGGGGCACCCGGCTGGCCCGCGCGGAGGAGGTGTTCCCCGGCCACGGCTCCGATCTCGCGCTCACCGAGGCGGAACGGGCCTTCCTCACCGCCGCGTTCGACGCCCGGGAGGCGGAGCGCCAGGCCGCCGCCGGTGCCACGCGCCGCGCCCGGACCCTGGTGGGCGCGCTCTCGGCGGTCCTGGCGGTGGCGCTCGTCGCGGGCCTCGCGGCCTGGCGGCAGCACGACGCCAACCTGCTCCAGCAACAGCAGAACACCGCGCGCCGGGTCGCAGCCGTCGCCGACGGGCTGCGCACCACCGACCCCCGCGCCGCCCTTCTCCTGGGCGTCGCCGCCTGGCGCATGGCCCCGCTCCCGGAGACTCGCCGCGCCCTGCTGGGCTCCATCGCCCAGCCGGAGGTGGACGCCTTCTCCGACCCCGCCTCCGGCTACCGCTCCCAGCGCTTCCTCGCCGACTCCGGCCGCACCCTCCTCAGCGTCGACGACAGCACCTGGGAGACGTGGAACCTCTCCACGCGCCGTACCACCGCCTCCGGCCGCCTCCCCGGGGGCGAGGTCCTGGCCGCCGGCCCGGACGCCCGGGTCCTGGCGATCTCGGGGGCGGCCGGCGAGGGGAACGGGGGTGGCGACGGGGGAGTACGGCTGTGGGACGTGGAGGTCGGGCGCTGGACCGGAGGGCCGGCGTTGTCGCCGGGCGGGCAGGGCATCGCTTTCGGGGCGAGCGGGCGGAGTTATGTGGTGGGGGACGCCGGAACCGGTGGCGTGGTCGGCTCCGGCCGGGTACAGCTGCGGTCCGTCGAGGACGGCTCGGTGTTGTTCGAGGCGCGGGGGGTCACTCCGGCGAACGTGGCACCCAGCGCCGATGACCGGCGGGTGGCCGTGTGTCCTGCCGGGAAGGCGCCGCAGGTTCTGGAGGTCGACGGGAGACGGGTGCTGCGGGGCTCGTGGGAGCGGGAGCGGGGGGTGTGCGACGACGACTCGGCGGTGGTGTTCGGGGCGGCCGGCCGGTTCGCCGTCCTGGCCGGCGCCGAGGTGCGGGTGTGGGACGTACACACCGGCGACCGGGTCGCCGAACTCCGTGACCCGGGGGTGCGCTACGCCTCGTTCAGCCGGGACGGGGGGTTCCTGGCTACGGCCGGTTCCGCCGACGAGATCCGCGTGTGGCGGCTGTCGGCCCCGGCCGCCCCCGTCCTGCGCCACCCCCTCAACAACCAGCACCTGCACGGCGGCCTCGCCTGGGACCCGGGCCCGCCCGTCCTGCGCTACCTGGAGGGCGGCACCGCCCACACCCTCGACCTGAAGACCACCGTCACCGCCGCCTGGCGCGACCGCCCCATGGACGCGGTACTGCTCAGCCCCGACGGCCGCTTCTTCGCCACCGCCGAGCGCACGGGCCCCGGCCCCGGCCCCGGGCCCGGCAGCGACAGCGGCTTCGGCTTCGAACTCCGCGCCACCGACAACGGCCGCCTGGTCCGCACGCTGCCGCCCCCGCCCCCGCCCCCGTCCCCGTCCCCGTCGTCGCCCGCCCCGGGCGACGCCGTCCCCCAGATGGCGTTCAGCCCCGACGGCAGCAGGTTCGTCTACGGGGTCACCGCGCCCGGCAGGCCGGCCGCGCCCCAGTGGTTCACCGTCTGGGACCTGGCCCGGGACCGCGAACAGAGCGTGCTGGACCTGGGGCGGACCCAGCCGGGCACGGCGGTGACGGCCCTGGCCCTGTCCCCCGACGGCCGTACCCTCTTCACCACCCGGACCCCGGCCGACGGCGAACCGAGCAACGAGCGGTGGGACACCGCGACCCGCAGCCGTACGGACTCCCTCACCGGGCCGGGCCTGGCGAGCGTCCGCCTGGCGCTCAGCCCCCGTGACGAACTGGTCGTCGGCGACAACAGGGTCGCCCGCGGCAGACCCGGGCGGAGTGTCGCGCTGGACCTCGTCCAGGGCGACCACATCAGCGCGTTGGCCTTCAGCCCCGACGGGAGCCGTGTGGCGGCGGGCGACCGCACCGGCCGGGTCGCCCTGTGGGACGGGGACCTGCGCCGCCGGGCCGGAGTCCTGCGCAACGTCTTCCCGGCGCCGCTGGGCGGGACCCCGGAGGCGGTGAGCGCCCTCGCGCTCAGCCCCGACGGCCGCACCCTCGCCGTCGGCGGCGACGCCGGCACCGTCCAGCTCTGGGACACCACCACCCAACAGCCCCTCGGCGGCCCGCTCCCCTCACCCGGCGAACGCATCGCCTCCCTCGCCTTCAGCCCCGACAACACCACCCTTTTCACCGGCGGCGCCCACGTCCCCCTCCACCGGCACACCGTCGCCCCCACCCGCACCGTCGACCGCGTCTGCGCCCGCGCCGGGTACGAGGAGCTGACACGAGCCGAGTGGGACACGTACGTACCGGACGCGCCGTACCGCAGGGTGTGCGACTAG
- a CDS encoding sensor histidine kinase, with the protein MSGFTGLGENIRAAGLLAPSDTCRRPHPGRPLPPVEQPIRPHRTGQRTVGFWLIATLTTLGAVAALSAHTLAQQLTARTDQEITRASKLGGSGSVGPPGQVPAPPPRATTASVSPSARSSVPPSSRASAFAPGPAPTTSPTTSPAPAPASVAASSISIDDNDLILVLDAEGRVVERYAGSDGLPAFPALTPARLKAYAGRANPSAFGESYRAKVVRAPEAGRNREGGYIVTARSTADDRRAVERLLQVETAAALPLLATVLIGARRLGRREVRERQDTERRLREFMAAAGHELRNPLTTISGYAELARVGDPAYEPMRQEALGRIATEVGRMSTLIDELVLLTRLDLGQPLQLTCVDLAQLCRDAASAARDCHPDHPVRLLLAPGDHTVTGDPLRLHQLVANLLANARVHTPSGTTTTLGLGTEDGYRVIEVLDDGPGIPGELRARLFDPFVRGEETRAAGSGLGLSIVAAIATAHGGTVTLEPSRPPHQGAWFRVLIPASS; encoded by the coding sequence ATGAGTGGGTTCACCGGGCTGGGCGAGAACATCAGGGCGGCCGGACTGCTCGCGCCGAGTGACACGTGCCGTCGGCCCCACCCCGGCCGCCCCCTTCCTCCGGTGGAGCAGCCGATCCGCCCCCACCGCACGGGCCAACGCACCGTCGGCTTCTGGCTGATCGCCACCCTCACCACCCTGGGCGCGGTCGCCGCCCTCTCCGCCCACACCCTCGCCCAACAGCTCACCGCCCGCACCGACCAGGAGATAACGCGGGCCAGCAAACTCGGCGGATCCGGCAGCGTCGGCCCTCCGGGGCAGGTCCCGGCGCCGCCCCCGAGGGCCACGACGGCATCGGTGTCGCCGTCGGCGCGGTCGTCGGTCCCGCCGTCATCACGGGCATCGGCGTTCGCACCCGGGCCCGCGCCCACCACCAGCCCCACCACCAGCCCGGCCCCCGCCCCGGCCTCCGTGGCGGCCTCATCCATCTCCATCGACGACAACGACCTGATCCTCGTCCTCGACGCCGAGGGCCGGGTCGTGGAGCGCTACGCGGGGTCCGACGGTCTCCCCGCGTTCCCGGCGCTCACGCCCGCCCGGCTGAAGGCGTACGCGGGCCGGGCGAACCCGTCGGCGTTCGGGGAGAGTTACCGGGCGAAGGTGGTGCGCGCGCCGGAGGCGGGCCGGAACCGCGAGGGCGGCTACATCGTCACGGCCAGGTCGACGGCGGACGACCGGCGGGCGGTCGAGCGCCTCCTCCAGGTCGAGACGGCCGCCGCGCTCCCCCTCCTCGCCACCGTCCTGATCGGCGCCCGCCGCCTCGGTCGCCGCGAGGTCAGGGAGCGGCAGGACACCGAGCGTCGGCTGCGGGAGTTCATGGCGGCCGCCGGGCACGAACTGCGCAACCCGCTGACCACGATCTCCGGTTACGCCGAACTCGCCCGGGTCGGCGACCCCGCGTACGAACCCATGCGGCAGGAGGCGCTCGGCCGGATCGCCACCGAGGTCGGCCGGATGAGCACGCTCATCGACGAACTCGTGCTGCTGACCCGCCTCGACCTCGGCCAGCCCCTGCAACTGACCTGCGTGGACCTGGCCCAGCTGTGCCGCGACGCGGCCTCCGCCGCCCGCGACTGCCACCCCGACCATCCCGTACGGCTGCTGCTCGCCCCCGGCGACCACACGGTCACCGGCGACCCGTTGCGGCTGCACCAGCTGGTCGCCAACCTGCTGGCCAACGCGCGGGTCCACACGCCGTCGGGCACCACGACGACGCTGGGGCTCGGCACGGAGGACGGCTACCGGGTGATCGAGGTCCTCGACGACGGTCCCGGAATCCCGGGCGAACTGCGCGCCCGGCTCTTCGACCCCTTCGTCCGCGGTGAGGAGACGCGGGCCGCCGGCAGCGGGCTCGGCCTCAGCATCGTCGCGGCGATCGCGACGGCCCACGGCGGCACGGTCACGCTGGAACCGTCCCGACCGCCGCACCAGGGGGCGTGGTTCAGGGTGCTGATCCCGGCCTCCTCCTGA
- a CDS encoding Ig-like domain repeat protein encodes MRTLPAATALAVLFSSAALAVAPTASADSTKILPVASSADIVVDGVHQRVFVSDPTNGKIVVTDYYGIVRKQFTNLPGVQGLELSADSGTLYAAVRDADAIVAIDTATETESARYPVGDAPVGVAVAGGKVWFGYGASAAGNLGSLDLSGEEPVVTLDQDTTHLWHNAPILDAAPGSTALVAGEPGGSKLAVYDVASGTAGRTAAVDTGGGNMGDLAVTPDGQRVVVASGAPYHHQVFKTSDLTPDGTYASDTYPNSVAIAPDGTVAAGIDGIYEPDIYIYEPGATTSVREYDFPNTGGGSGGDELPDSGLAWAPDASRLFAVTYNDEGVYSLRVLDAPTRALTTITVNAPATATRAKKLTVKGKVTSKAALPAGTKLTVTRTDLESTAGKALAAVTVAADGSYTFSDTPPAGGKVKYTVRYAGDADHTAASASDTVEVSRATPTLSLDKNRKTYAYGADVKFTAHLGTTYKNRKVEIWADPYGADKPNKLVKSGTVNSKGNLSVTVDLKRDTKLSVKFSGDSRYKARTVTNTVYTKVKISSSISGHYTTRTAWGQKYHYIRKSKDPVLKTTMTYYPDRKQRLQLQFHYQGAWQDWGAEYFPLGTSGGSDITLTGTPTTDVRLRFRSEYHDGGSGDNVNTTTYGAWKYFMYTN; translated from the coding sequence ATGCGCACTCTTCCGGCTGCCACCGCGCTGGCAGTCCTCTTCAGCTCCGCCGCACTCGCGGTCGCCCCGACCGCGTCCGCCGACAGCACCAAGATCCTTCCGGTCGCGTCGAGCGCGGACATCGTGGTGGACGGCGTCCACCAGCGGGTCTTCGTCAGCGACCCGACCAACGGCAAGATCGTCGTCACCGACTACTACGGCATCGTCCGCAAGCAGTTCACGAACCTGCCCGGCGTCCAGGGCCTGGAGCTGTCGGCCGACTCCGGCACGCTGTACGCGGCCGTGCGCGACGCCGACGCGATCGTGGCCATCGACACGGCGACGGAGACCGAGTCGGCCCGTTACCCGGTGGGCGACGCCCCGGTCGGCGTGGCCGTGGCCGGCGGCAAGGTCTGGTTCGGCTACGGCGCTTCGGCCGCCGGCAACCTCGGCTCGCTGGACCTGTCCGGCGAGGAGCCCGTGGTCACCCTCGACCAGGACACCACCCACCTCTGGCACAACGCGCCGATCCTGGACGCGGCCCCCGGCTCCACCGCTCTGGTGGCGGGCGAGCCGGGCGGCAGCAAGCTGGCCGTGTACGACGTCGCGTCGGGCACCGCCGGCCGTACGGCGGCCGTGGACACCGGCGGCGGGAACATGGGAGACCTCGCGGTCACCCCGGACGGGCAGCGCGTCGTCGTGGCCAGCGGGGCCCCGTACCACCACCAGGTCTTCAAGACCTCCGACCTGACGCCGGACGGCACCTACGCCAGCGACACCTACCCGAACTCGGTCGCCATCGCGCCCGACGGCACGGTCGCGGCCGGCATCGACGGCATCTACGAGCCGGACATCTACATCTACGAGCCGGGCGCCACCACCTCGGTCCGGGAGTACGACTTCCCGAACACCGGTGGTGGCAGCGGCGGCGACGAGCTGCCCGACTCCGGCCTGGCCTGGGCGCCGGACGCCTCCCGCCTCTTCGCGGTGACGTACAATGACGAGGGCGTGTACTCGCTGCGCGTGCTCGACGCCCCCACCAGGGCGCTCACTACGATCACCGTGAACGCCCCGGCCACGGCCACCCGCGCGAAGAAGCTCACGGTCAAGGGCAAGGTCACCTCGAAGGCGGCGCTCCCGGCCGGGACGAAGCTGACGGTGACCCGCACCGACCTGGAGTCCACGGCCGGCAAGGCCCTCGCCGCGGTGACCGTGGCGGCGGACGGCAGCTACACCTTCTCCGACACCCCGCCGGCCGGCGGCAAGGTCAAGTACACGGTGCGGTACGCGGGCGACGCCGACCACACCGCCGCGTCCGCGTCCGACACCGTCGAGGTCTCCCGGGCGACGCCCACGCTGTCGCTGGACAAGAACCGCAAGACGTACGCCTACGGCGCGGACGTGAAGTTCACCGCGCACCTCGGCACGACCTACAAGAACCGCAAGGTCGAGATCTGGGCCGACCCGTACGGCGCGGACAAGCCGAACAAGCTGGTGAAGTCGGGGACGGTGAACTCGAAGGGGAACCTGTCGGTCACCGTCGACCTCAAGCGCGACACCAAGCTCTCGGTGAAGTTCTCGGGCGACTCTCGCTACAAGGCGAGGACGGTCACCAACACCGTCTACACCAAGGTCAAGATCTCGTCGTCGATCTCGGGCCACTACACGACCCGGACGGCCTGGGGCCAGAAGTACCACTACATCCGCAAGTCCAAGGACCCCGTCCTGAAGACCACGATGACGTACTACCCGGACCGCAAGCAGCGTCTGCAGCTGCAGTTCCACTACCAGGGCGCCTGGCAGGACTGGGGCGCCGAGTACTTCCCCCTCGGCACGTCCGGCGGGTCCGACATCACCCTCACGGGCACCCCCACCACGGACGTCCGCCTCCGCTTCCGCTCCGAGTACCACGACGGCGGCTCCGGCGACAACGTCAACACCACGACGTACGGGGCCTGGAAGTACTTCATGTACACCAACTGA
- a CDS encoding response regulator transcription factor has product MTTPVPSAHAAVPPAAPAAQAPSAGTAGSAGRLLVVDDEEGIRSMLTMALEFLGYQVSAAATGRQALQAVTRYDPDLILLDVNLPDLGGFEVCRTLRDRGNAVPVLFLTGLGGVDDRVRGLDMGGDDFVTKPFELKEVAARVRALLRRAGGGRPAPDRNRLRAGAVQLDADAHQVWAAGRPVELTTTEFALLRYLMENPGRVLSRGQIQERVWNHRDEGSGVVDTYIYYLRRKLGEPGQSLIRTVRGVGYQLCTN; this is encoded by the coding sequence ATGACCACCCCTGTGCCCTCCGCCCACGCCGCAGTCCCACCAGCCGCACCTGCCGCGCAGGCCCCATCAGCGGGTACCGCCGGTTCCGCCGGGCGCCTGCTCGTCGTGGACGACGAGGAGGGGATCCGGTCCATGCTGACCATGGCGCTGGAGTTCCTCGGATACCAGGTGAGCGCCGCGGCGACCGGACGCCAGGCGCTGCAGGCCGTCACCCGGTACGACCCCGATCTGATCCTCCTCGACGTCAACCTCCCCGATCTGGGCGGCTTCGAGGTGTGCCGGACCCTGCGCGACCGGGGCAACGCGGTTCCGGTCCTGTTCCTCACCGGGCTCGGCGGTGTCGACGACCGGGTACGCGGACTGGACATGGGCGGCGACGATTTCGTCACCAAGCCGTTCGAGCTGAAGGAGGTCGCCGCCCGCGTCCGCGCCCTGTTGCGCCGGGCCGGCGGCGGCCGGCCCGCGCCCGACCGCAACCGCCTCCGCGCCGGCGCGGTCCAACTCGACGCCGACGCCCACCAGGTCTGGGCCGCCGGCCGTCCCGTGGAGCTCACCACCACCGAGTTCGCCCTCCTGCGCTACCTCATGGAGAACCCCGGCCGCGTCCTGTCCCGGGGCCAGATCCAGGAACGCGTCTGGAACCACCGCGACGAGGGGTCCGGCGTCGTCGACACGTACATCTACTACCTGCGCCGCAAACTGGGCGAGCCGGGCCAGTCCCTCATACGGACGGTCAGGGGCGTGGGCTACCAACTGTGCACGAACTGA
- a CDS encoding NPP1 family protein — translation MSPAPKKSTRKSLKARLGLLGRAALVGSTATALTVALGGSAHAGVLTPLAESTTSFQKTFQPFFDYDGNSCFPAAAIDKNGTLNGGLDDSGSVTGQCRTDHLGKANTYSRVKCNNGWCAIVYTLYFEKDMSCGDCTATSHRHDWEAAVVWVQQGASTPSYASVSAHGNYTTSSWSSVQKDGVRLKVVYHKGGNVWDTHSFRFAKSGEGAEAWGDGGWDVPRLISWNSFPGGDNKWTASLQSRLQNATWGDANFPLKDGRFTTELTRAKPSGIPFDPNGAG, via the coding sequence ATGTCCCCAGCACCGAAGAAGTCGACGCGGAAGTCCCTGAAGGCACGCCTCGGGCTGCTCGGCAGAGCCGCGCTCGTCGGCTCCACCGCCACCGCCCTGACCGTCGCCCTGGGCGGCAGTGCCCACGCCGGTGTGCTGACGCCCCTGGCCGAGAGCACGACCTCGTTCCAGAAGACGTTCCAGCCCTTCTTCGACTACGACGGGAACAGCTGCTTCCCCGCCGCGGCGATCGACAAGAACGGCACCCTCAACGGCGGCCTCGACGACAGTGGGTCGGTCACCGGCCAGTGCCGCACGGACCACCTCGGCAAGGCCAACACCTACTCGCGGGTGAAGTGCAACAACGGCTGGTGCGCCATCGTCTACACGCTGTACTTCGAGAAGGACATGAGCTGCGGCGACTGCACCGCCACCTCGCACCGCCACGACTGGGAGGCCGCCGTCGTCTGGGTGCAGCAGGGTGCCTCCACACCGTCCTACGCTTCGGTCTCCGCCCACGGCAACTACACGACCTCGTCGTGGAGTTCCGTCCAGAAGGACGGCGTCCGCCTCAAGGTCGTCTACCACAAGGGGGGCAACGTGTGGGACACCCACTCCTTCCGCTTCGCCAAGTCGGGTGAGGGGGCGGAGGCCTGGGGCGACGGCGGCTGGGACGTCCCGCGTCTGATCAGCTGGAACAGCTTCCCGGGCGGCGACAACAAGTGGACGGCCAGCCTCCAGAGCCGTCTGCAGAACGCCACCTGGGGCGACGCCAACTTCCCCCTGAAGGACGGCCGCTTCACCACCGAACTGACCCGCGCGAAGCCCTCCGGCATCCCCTTCGACCCGAACGGCGCGGGCTGA